The following DNA comes from Lentibacillus sp. Marseille-P4043.
TGCATATGCCCCTACATCTTCTAGTTTATTCAGGGGTGTTTTGTGCTTCGGGGCAACTCGTAGCTTATTCGGTGGATGTTTCCCTCGTGGCTGAGGTTTTACCACTAAACTACACCCGCATTTGGTGTTAATTAATTATTAAGTTTTATTCACGTGCATATGCCCCTACATCTTCTAGTTTATTCAAGGGTGTTTTGTGCTTCGGGGCAACTCGTAGCTTATTCGGTGGATGTTTTCCTCGTGGCTGAGGTTTTACCACTAAACTACACCCGCATTTTGGTGTTAATTAATTATTAAGTTTTATTCACGTGCATTATGCGTTTTTGTAACGTATTTTTTATTATAGCAATTTGATCACTTATAATCAAGGGAAATTTGTCGATTTTTAGTCATTATTACATAAAAAAGGGATCCCATTTAAAGGAACCCTTACATGACGCAATTTTCCACACCGCATTTTTCGCATGCCAGCAATTTTTTGAAGTAATTTATATCTTTTATTAAAAAGTATTTATTATCATTTGTTAAAATCCCTTGAGCTTTCCATTTATTCACAATCCTGCTCACCGTTTCTCTGGAAATCCCAATATAATTACTAATGTCCCGGATCATGATTGGTTCTGTAATTCGAATCCCCTTTGGTGTTACAATTCCATACATATTCGAATACCGAACAAACATGGATGCCACGGCGCCTTCTGATCCAAATGCTATAAAATCGCGAATTCTCGCTTTGCTTTCCTCTAAGGACTCCGCAACCCATCTAGTGAATTGCAATCCTAATCCCCCATTCTGACCAAGAAGTTTTTCCAATTCTGCTTTTTTAATGATAAACAATTCACTATTCTTTGTAGCCTGAGCTGTATTCGAATATTTATTTCCACTAAAAATGCCGATCTCACCGAATCCGTCCTGTTCACTCCGAGTAAAAATAGTTAATTTCTTATTCTCACCCAAATCTTTAAAAATACGAATTTCACCTTTGCTAATAAAATATAAGTTCTCAGCTAAACTACCTTCGCTAAAAATAAGCTCTCCTTTTTTAACACGTAACCGTTCTGAATCAGCAATTAGCATATTATAATCATTGGTTTCGAGCCGTAGCAACAAAGGTTCCATCATCATCACAATCCTTTTTCAAAAATTTATAGGAGTATAAAAAATCCAACCGCCAGCTCCATTTACCGTAAATATATTAGATACTTACCTTATTAATACCCATTATATTGATCTAACAAAACAAAAACTGTGATATTTATCACGATTTACAGAATAAAAGCGCATTTTCCTTCATTTACAAGTCACATAGAAAGATATAGAATAGGTTTAAGCTTTTATAGGAGGCGTTAACAGAAATGTCTATCTATCCGATTATTTTATCGCAAACAAAATTTGCCCACCGTGATTCGTTAC
Coding sequences within:
- a CDS encoding Crp/Fnr family transcriptional regulator, with translation MEPLLLRLETNDYNMLIADSERLRVKKGELIFSEGSLAENLYFISKGEIRIFKDLGENKKLTIFTRSEQDGFGEIGIFSGNKYSNTAQATKNSELFIIKKAELEKLLGQNGGLGLQFTRWVAESLEESKARIRDFIAFGSEGAVASMFVRYSNMYGIVTPKGIRITEPIMIRDISNYIGISRETVSRIVNKWKAQGILTNDNKYFLIKDINYFKKLLACEKCGVENCVM